In the genome of Criblamydia sequanensis CRIB-18, one region contains:
- the treS gene encoding maltose alpha-D-glucosyltransferase, which yields MEETEYWYKTAVFYQIHIKCYRDSNSDGIGDFKGLTEKLNHIQNLGCNAIWLQPFYPSPLRDDGYDIADYTNINKDYGTLKDFKIFLKEAHSRGIKVISELVINHTSDQHHWFQRARKSPKGSIYRDYYIWEDKPEKYSDARIIFKDFETSNWAWDPVAEAYYFHRFYSHQPDLNYDNPHVHKEIFKVADFWFDMGVDGMRLDAIPYLYKRDGTDCENLPETHAFLKKLRAHIDSKYKGRMLLAEANQWPEQACAYFGKGDECNMAFHFPVMPRLFMAIRMEDRFPIMDILDQTPTPPESCQWAMFLRNHDELTLEMVTDEERDYMWRVYAKDPRARINLGIRRRLAPLLENDRSKIELMNILLFSLPGSPVIYYGDEIGMGDNYYLGDRNGVRTPMQWNNDRNAGFSSCNPQKLYLPLIIDPQYHYEHLTVENQEHSVSSLLWWMRMAVSVRQRYKAFGLGTITFLNSSNNKVLAFIREYKNEKILVVVNLSRFSQYVELNLAEYNGYTPVDLFSQNEFFPLRNDLYGLTLGRYGYFWLNLVMKEAKNLPIDQKHLVSFQFGDKWQDILKGNHKAKLLQEVLPGYIAGCRWFRSKARVIKNIQIIEELPIENARLLFIQVSYQDDSAETYLLPISFVSDDVSHSLLAHYPEAVIATVKLSHTSGHLIDSTYDPLFQGALFSTLKEKRKSKGKYGKLQATISKHFKVNGVKDDQKDALQSRILGADQTNSSLSFADRYFLKIYRRIEEGTNPDVELQGHLSENSNFSSIPRYLGKIEWQGDLQNPVTVAMLQEYIPNSQDVWGYSVDALGRFFDEVLAQQSQWEKWLETEKNPEFLSEEAVPQQIGDAIGIFRNTAELLGKKTADMHLALISNCQSKDMAVEPFTMLYQKSLYQALRTQAKKSLALLKEKLNRLPPDLQKITQEVIGSESKILNRYSYLQNKKVSACKIRIHGDLHLGQVLFTGKDLLFIDFEGEPQLPLGERRLKRSPLQDIAGMVRSFHYASLTALCRYKAVRKELKANLEPFANLWYRHVSNIYLKAYLNEMQKHSINLVPKNKEEFITLLETYILNKALYEVVYELQNRPDWVSIPVKGLQMLLKES from the coding sequence ATGGAAGAAACAGAGTATTGGTATAAGACGGCCGTTTTTTATCAAATCCACATTAAATGTTATCGAGACTCGAATTCAGATGGCATCGGGGATTTTAAAGGACTTACCGAAAAGCTAAATCATATTCAAAATTTAGGCTGCAATGCGATTTGGCTTCAACCCTTCTATCCATCGCCTCTTAGAGACGACGGTTATGATATAGCAGACTATACCAACATCAATAAAGATTACGGCACGCTTAAAGACTTTAAAATATTTTTAAAAGAAGCCCATAGCCGCGGAATCAAAGTTATCTCAGAGCTTGTGATCAATCATACTTCAGATCAACACCATTGGTTTCAAAGAGCGAGAAAATCCCCTAAGGGATCGATTTATAGAGATTATTATATTTGGGAAGACAAGCCTGAAAAGTATTCAGACGCGCGGATTATCTTTAAGGATTTTGAAACTTCCAACTGGGCCTGGGACCCCGTTGCCGAAGCCTATTATTTCCATAGATTTTATTCCCACCAGCCGGATCTGAATTATGATAATCCGCATGTGCATAAAGAAATTTTTAAAGTAGCTGACTTTTGGTTTGATATGGGGGTTGACGGCATGCGTCTTGACGCGATTCCGTATCTTTACAAAAGAGACGGGACTGACTGCGAAAACCTGCCCGAAACCCATGCTTTTTTAAAAAAATTAAGAGCTCATATTGATAGCAAATACAAAGGTCGAATGCTGCTTGCCGAAGCTAACCAATGGCCGGAGCAGGCTTGCGCTTATTTTGGAAAAGGCGATGAATGCAATATGGCCTTTCATTTCCCTGTGATGCCAAGATTGTTTATGGCGATTCGCATGGAAGATCGTTTTCCCATTATGGACATTCTCGATCAAACTCCAACCCCTCCTGAATCTTGTCAATGGGCCATGTTTTTAAGAAACCATGATGAACTAACCCTTGAAATGGTTACAGATGAAGAGCGTGATTACATGTGGCGGGTCTACGCGAAAGATCCTAGGGCAAGAATCAATCTTGGCATTCGAAGAAGACTTGCCCCTCTTCTTGAAAACGACAGAAGCAAAATTGAGCTGATGAATATTTTGCTCTTTTCTTTGCCGGGCTCTCCCGTGATTTATTACGGGGATGAAATCGGAATGGGAGATAATTACTATCTCGGAGATAGAAATGGAGTGAGAACTCCAATGCAGTGGAATAACGACCGGAACGCCGGATTTTCATCCTGCAATCCGCAAAAGCTCTATCTTCCTCTCATTATTGACCCGCAATATCACTACGAGCATCTAACCGTCGAAAATCAGGAGCATTCCGTCTCTTCTTTGCTTTGGTGGATGCGAATGGCGGTTTCGGTGAGACAAAGGTATAAAGCTTTTGGGCTTGGAACTATTACTTTTTTAAATTCGAGTAATAATAAGGTCTTAGCTTTTATTCGTGAATACAAGAACGAAAAAATCTTGGTGGTAGTTAATTTATCTCGTTTCTCACAGTATGTGGAGCTTAATTTAGCTGAATATAACGGCTATACGCCGGTTGATCTCTTCAGTCAAAATGAATTTTTTCCGCTAAGAAACGACCTTTATGGTTTGACTCTTGGCCGCTATGGTTATTTCTGGCTGAATCTTGTCATGAAGGAAGCTAAAAACCTTCCTATCGATCAAAAGCATCTTGTTTCCTTTCAATTTGGAGATAAATGGCAAGACATCTTAAAAGGAAATCATAAAGCCAAACTATTACAAGAAGTATTACCGGGATATATAGCCGGGTGCCGTTGGTTTAGGTCTAAAGCGAGAGTTATAAAAAATATCCAAATTATTGAAGAGCTGCCTATTGAAAATGCCCGCCTTCTATTTATTCAGGTAAGTTATCAAGACGATAGTGCTGAAACTTATCTTTTGCCCATTTCATTTGTTTCAGATGATGTCTCGCATTCTCTTTTAGCTCATTACCCTGAAGCTGTGATTGCAACAGTCAAGCTTAGCCATACCTCAGGACATTTAATTGACAGCACTTACGACCCTTTATTCCAAGGGGCTCTTTTCTCAACTTTAAAGGAAAAAAGAAAGTCAAAAGGAAAATATGGAAAGTTGCAAGCTACAATTAGCAAACACTTTAAAGTTAATGGGGTAAAAGATGATCAAAAAGATGCCTTGCAGTCTAGAATTTTAGGGGCGGACCAAACCAATAGTTCTTTAAGCTTTGCCGATCGATACTTTTTAAAAATTTATCGAAGAATTGAAGAAGGTACAAATCCGGATGTTGAACTGCAAGGGCACTTAAGTGAAAATTCCAATTTTTCTTCTATTCCCAGGTATTTGGGAAAAATTGAATGGCAAGGAGATTTACAAAATCCTGTCACTGTAGCAATGTTGCAAGAGTACATTCCAAATAGTCAGGATGTTTGGGGTTATTCTGTTGATGCGTTAGGCCGTTTTTTTGATGAGGTCCTAGCTCAGCAAAGCCAATGGGAAAAATGGCTTGAAACCGAGAAAAACCCTGAATTTTTAAGCGAAGAAGCAGTTCCCCAGCAAATCGGAGATGCCATAGGTATTTTTAGAAACACAGCCGAGCTTCTTGGAAAAAAAACGGCAGACATGCATCTAGCTTTGATTTCAAATTGCCAGAGTAAAGATATGGCGGTTGAACCTTTTACCATGCTTTATCAAAAGTCTCTTTATCAAGCTCTTCGTACACAAGCTAAGAAATCATTAGCCCTCCTTAAAGAGAAGCTTAACAGGCTTCCCCCTGATCTTCAGAAGATCACACAAGAGGTTATTGGGTCTGAATCTAAAATTTTGAACCGTTACAGCTATTTGCAAAACAAAAAAGTAAGTGCTTGCAAAATTAGAATTCATGGCGATCTTCACTTGGGACAGGTTTTGTTTACCGGTAAAGATCTCCTCTTTATCGATTTTGAAGGGGAGCCTCAGCTGCCTCTTGGCGAAAGAAGATTAAAGAGATCTCCCTTGCAAGATATTGCGGGAATGGTAAGGTCTTTTCATTACGCGAGCTTAACTGCGCTCTGCCGATATAAAGCCGTTAGAAAAGAACTAAAAGCTAATTTAGAGCCTTTTGCCAATCTTTGGTATAGACACGTCAGCAATATTTATCTCAAAGCCTATCTAAATGAAATGCAAAAGCATTCTATCAACCTTGTCCCTAAAAATAAGGAAGAGTTCATTACTCTTTTGGAAACTTATATATTAAATAAAGCTCTTTACGAGGTTGTTTACGAGCTCCAAAATAGGCCTGATTGGGTTTCAATACCTGTCAAAGGGTTACAAATGCTTCTTAAGGAGTCTTAA
- a CDS encoding DUF488 domain-containing protein: MNIKLKRAYDPPSKEDGFRILVDRLWPRGIKKEDLKIDFWIKEIAPSNELRRWFAHDKGKWKEFQKRYDEELKEKKHAVEEIDKEIQNKGTVTLVYGSKEPLYNNAVFLKKYLEKKGKKNVF; this comes from the coding sequence ATGAATATCAAATTGAAAAGAGCTTACGATCCTCCTTCGAAAGAAGATGGCTTTAGAATTTTAGTGGATAGGCTTTGGCCAAGAGGCATCAAAAAAGAAGACTTAAAAATTGACTTTTGGATTAAAGAGATCGCTCCCTCAAATGAGCTTAGAAGGTGGTTTGCCCATGACAAAGGCAAATGGAAAGAGTTTCAAAAAAGGTATGATGAGGAGCTCAAAGAAAAAAAGCACGCTGTAGAAGAGATTGATAAGGAAATTCAAAATAAAGGGACTGTCACTTTAGTTTATGGCTCAAAAGAGCCGCTCTATAATAATGCTGTCTTTTTGAAAAAATATTTAGAAAAAAAAGGTAAAAAGAATGTTTTCTAA
- the glgB gene encoding 1,4-alpha-glucan branching protein GlgB: MSQRTLAASLFTEDDIYLFKEGKHFRLYEKLGAHQMRFGGVLGTYFAVWAPNAETVSVVGDFNGWDPTRHHLFPRWDSSGIFEGFIPEVGNGALYKYFIISKANGIILEKGDPFGFRWEVPPRTASIVWDLKYEWDEKDWEAERKAKNNLSAPFSVYEMHYGSWARVVEDHNRPLTYREMAEKLPEYLHEMGFTHVEFMPLMEHPFLGSWGYQKVGYFAPSSRYGTPQDFMFLIETLHQKNIGVILDWVPSHFPSDGHGLAFFDGTHLFEHADKRQGFHPDWQSYIFNYGRNEVKSFLISSALFWCDKYHIDGLRVDAVASMLYLDYSRKRGEWIPNAFGGNENLEAIHFLKDLNSAVYGFNSSLQMIAEESTAWPMVSRPVYLGGLGFGMKWNMGWMHDTLVYFSKDPVYRKFHQGDLLFSMLYAYNENFMLSISHDEVVHGKQSLLSKMPGDDWQKFANVRLLIGYMYAHPGKKLLFMGAEIGQWSEWNHDHSLDWHLLSYERHEKLQKFVKDINHLYIREKAMHELDFTPDGFEWLDFSDSDKSVISFYRKGTSPQDELLFVFNFTPSTHENYRLGVKRKGTYSEILNSDSTFYGGSDKGNFGKIETRPISCHGRDHSIGLTLPPLGFLCLKPET; encoded by the coding sequence ATGAGTCAAAGAACCCTTGCCGCGTCTCTTTTTACAGAAGATGACATTTATTTATTTAAAGAGGGAAAGCATTTTAGGCTCTATGAAAAATTAGGGGCCCATCAAATGCGTTTTGGAGGCGTTTTGGGAACATATTTTGCTGTTTGGGCGCCTAATGCTGAAACAGTTTCTGTGGTCGGGGATTTCAACGGCTGGGATCCGACCCGCCATCATTTATTTCCAAGATGGGATAGCTCAGGAATTTTTGAGGGATTCATTCCGGAAGTTGGCAATGGGGCTCTCTATAAATATTTTATTATCTCAAAAGCGAACGGGATCATTTTAGAAAAGGGAGACCCTTTTGGTTTCAGATGGGAAGTCCCTCCAAGAACCGCCTCTATTGTTTGGGATTTAAAATATGAATGGGATGAAAAGGATTGGGAAGCTGAAAGAAAAGCTAAAAACAATCTATCGGCCCCTTTTTCTGTGTATGAAATGCACTACGGCTCTTGGGCTCGCGTGGTTGAAGATCATAATAGACCCTTAACCTACAGGGAAATGGCTGAAAAACTCCCGGAATACCTTCATGAGATGGGATTTACCCATGTCGAGTTTATGCCTTTAATGGAGCATCCTTTTTTAGGCTCTTGGGGCTATCAGAAAGTCGGATATTTTGCGCCTAGCAGTCGATATGGCACACCTCAAGATTTTATGTTTCTCATCGAAACGCTTCATCAAAAAAATATTGGTGTGATTTTAGATTGGGTTCCCTCTCATTTTCCATCCGATGGGCACGGGCTTGCTTTTTTTGATGGGACGCATCTTTTTGAACACGCCGACAAAAGACAAGGTTTTCATCCCGATTGGCAAAGCTATATTTTTAATTATGGAAGAAATGAGGTTAAGAGTTTTTTAATCTCAAGCGCTCTTTTTTGGTGTGACAAATATCATATCGATGGTCTTCGAGTCGATGCGGTAGCTTCCATGCTCTATCTTGATTACTCAAGAAAAAGAGGGGAGTGGATTCCTAATGCTTTTGGCGGAAATGAGAACCTGGAGGCGATTCATTTTTTGAAAGACCTTAATAGTGCAGTTTATGGTTTCAATTCATCCCTACAGATGATTGCGGAAGAATCTACCGCTTGGCCCATGGTGTCAAGGCCTGTTTACCTTGGTGGTTTAGGGTTTGGCATGAAATGGAATATGGGTTGGATGCATGACACCCTTGTTTACTTTTCAAAAGACCCGGTCTACCGTAAGTTTCATCAAGGGGATCTTTTGTTCAGCATGCTTTATGCTTATAATGAAAATTTCATGCTTTCCATATCTCACGATGAAGTGGTGCACGGCAAACAATCTCTTTTAAGTAAAATGCCGGGCGATGACTGGCAAAAATTTGCTAATGTCCGTTTACTTATTGGGTATATGTATGCGCATCCCGGAAAAAAATTGCTTTTCATGGGCGCTGAAATCGGGCAATGGTCCGAGTGGAATCATGATCATAGTTTGGATTGGCACCTTTTATCCTATGAAAGACACGAAAAGCTTCAGAAATTTGTAAAAGATATCAATCATCTTTACATTAGGGAGAAGGCCATGCATGAGCTAGATTTTACCCCTGATGGATTTGAATGGTTGGATTTCAGTGATAGCGATAAGAGTGTGATCAGTTTTTATCGTAAAGGAACCTCGCCGCAAGACGAGCTTTTATTTGTCTTTAATTTTACACCCTCGACCCATGAAAACTATAGGCTTGGAGTTAAGCGGAAAGGCACTTATAGTGAAATTCTAAATAGCGATTCGACGTTTTATGGGGGATCGGATAAAGGTAATTTTGGTAAGATTGAGACAAGGCCGATCTCTTGCCATGGAAGGGATCATAGTATAGGCCTTACCTTGCCTCCTCTTGGTTTCCTTTGTTTAAAGCCTGAAACTTGA
- a CDS encoding 2-C-methyl-D-erythritol 2,4-cyclodiphosphate synthase, which translates to MATTDSHRFLTAEEKKIVESKDVHEEETEFYSKDKKLVIGGVTLEESEQKKYGPFKARSDGDVLYHSVVNALLSALGDKKARDIGTLFPNTDKANSNRNSSDFLKAASELIQASNYELADLKVMVKGKPRLDWQLVEKNLLNYFKSQKLTPDIHVQATSGEEMDGAGKGLGVEVFAVCLLQLKTLDQSKFLA; encoded by the coding sequence ATGGCTACGACAGACAGCCACCGTTTTTTAACAGCCGAAGAAAAAAAAATAGTAGAAAGTAAAGACGTTCATGAAGAGGAAACAGAGTTTTATTCCAAAGATAAAAAGCTTGTGATCGGCGGTGTCACTTTAGAAGAAAGCGAACAAAAAAAATATGGCCCTTTTAAGGCTAGAAGCGATGGCGATGTCCTTTATCATTCAGTTGTCAATGCTCTCCTTTCTGCTTTAGGAGACAAAAAAGCAAGGGATATTGGAACTCTTTTTCCAAATACCGATAAAGCCAATTCCAATCGTAATAGCTCAGATTTTTTAAAAGCGGCATCAGAGCTTATTCAAGCTTCAAACTATGAGCTTGCCGACCTTAAAGTGATGGTGAAAGGAAAACCTCGCCTTGATTGGCAGTTGGTTGAAAAAAATTTATTAAATTATTTTAAATCTCAAAAATTAACGCCTGACATCCATGTTCAAGCCACAAGCGGGGAAGAAATGGATGGGGCCGGAAAAGGCCTTGGGGTTGAAGTCTTTGCTGTTTGCCTTCTTCAGCTAAAAACTTTAGATCAGAGTAAATTCCTAGCATAA